A window of Hippoglossus stenolepis isolate QCI-W04-F060 chromosome 18, HSTE1.2, whole genome shotgun sequence contains these coding sequences:
- the LOC118125649 gene encoding SOSS complex subunit C, translating into MAANPPGQALPNRARVAILAELEKERKRLLQNPSMNTAGGRSSMKDFRDNAEQQHIAAQQKAALQHAHIHSSGFFITQDSSFGNLILPVIPRLEPES; encoded by the exons ATGGCTGCGAACCCTCCAGGACAAG CCTTACCAAACAGAGCCCGGGTTGCGATCCTGGccgagctggagaaggagaggaagcgGCTGTTGCAGAATCCATCCATGAACACTGCTGGAGGCAG atcgaGTATGAAGGATTTCAGGGACAacgcagagcagcagcacatcgCTGCTCAGCAGAAAGCCGCTCTGCAG catgcacacatacactccTCGGGCTTCTTCATCACTCAGGACTCGTCCTTCGGGAACCTCATCCTTCCCGTCATCCCGCGCCTGGAGCCCGAGTCATGA